ACGATCACCGAAGAGGAGGCGACGATCCGGAACAGCTTCTGACCGAATCACGGTCTCCGATCATCTCCGACCGCGCACTACTCGTTTTCCGTCGATCGATCGTCCTCGGGCGAGAATCGGACCCGTGCCGGAACCCGATCGCGCTCGGCGGTCGTTCGCGAACCTACCGTAACGCCTCGAGGTCGAACTCGAAGGCCGCGACGGGCACCTCGAGGTCGTGCTCGACGAGCACCTTCGGGTGGACTTCGCCGATGACGCCGACTTCCTCGCCGTCGATGACGACCGCTGCGGTGCGACCCGGAATGAAGGTCGGATGGTCGGTCGGCGGCGTCTCGAGGTCGACGTCGAAGTTCTCCGCGAGCGCCTGCAGGCGCGCCTTGGCGTCCTCGTAGCCCGCTTCGTGGCTCGCGAGGACGGCTCCGACGTGGCGGTTCTCGCCGACGCCGGTGTTCTCGCTCTCGTCGACACGGGCCGTGAAGCCGATCTCCGAGAGGTACTGGGGGTACGAGCGGTGGGTGTTGCGCTCTAAGACCATCAGCAGCGAGGGCATGGTCCAGGTCCGCAGCATGGTGTAGTCCTCGCTGTAGGCCTCCTTGATCGTCGCCGGCTCGCCAGCGCCGTAGACGTCGGCGTCGGGTTCGACGTCCATACGCTCGTAGTTCTCCTCCTCGTTGATCATGTGGAAGTTGAGGAGGTCCTCGAAGCCGAGGCCGACCAGTTGGGTGCGCGCGGCGCGCTCGAGACGGGAGCGCTCGTGGCGGCCGCCGACGGTCCCCACGTCGGGGTAGGTCGGCTCGAGGTCGTTGAAGCCGTAGGCGCGCCCGAGGTCGTCGATGACGTCCAGCGGGTGGAGGACGTCGACGCGGTAGGGCGGAACGGTAACCTCGTAGACCAGTTCCCCGTCGTCGTTCTCCTCGCGTTCGGCCTCGAGGCCGGACCGCTCGGCGAGGTCGATCACTTCCTCGGGGTCGAGGCCGATGCCGAGGATGGTCTCGATGCGGTCGTGGGCGACCGTCTTCGTCTTCGTCGAGAGATCCGGCCGGACGATCTCGCGTCCGCCGGACTGCGTCCGGCTCCCGTCCGAGGCCGCGTTCGCGGCCTCGCTATCCGGATACTCGACCGTCACGTCCTCAAGCGTGGCCCCACGCGCGGCCAGCGCGTAGCAGACGATGTTGAGCATCTTGTCGATCGTCCACTGGTCGGTGCCCGTCATCTCGACGAACAGGTCCCGCGAGTCCGTCGAGACCTCGGTGCGCCGACCGTTGATGACCGGCGGGAACGAGAACAGCCCCAGATCGTCGTAGATCGCGGGGTAGCGCTCGTACTCGCTGACGAGGTCGGCGTAGGTCTGGCCGGTCTGATGGTCCTCGAGGACCTCCGCGGGCGTCATCTCCGCGTCCGCGTCGAGCGGGACGAACGTGTCCTCGTCGGGCTCGAGCCCGACGTACTTGATCGTCGGCACGCTCTCGTCCGTGGCGGATCGCCCCTTCAGCATCGTCAGGTCGTGGATCCCGATCGCGCCCTTCGCGCGCTTGCGGCCCATCGTCGCGTGGAGCTTCTCCTGCAGTTGGATGAGCGACTCGAGGGCCTCCTCGTCGAGATCGACGTCGCGGATCACCGCGCCGGTCACGTAGGGCCGCTCGTCGGGGACCGACTCGTCGACTTCGATGGTCCAGTCCGCCGAGTTCGTCGAGGGGACGTGGACCCCGCGCGAGTCGCCATAGTGGTAGCGCATCGAGCGCGCCACGCCCTCGACGGAGAGCCGGTCGAGGCGGTCGGGCGCGAACTCGAGTTCGAACTCGCCGTCTTCCGTTCGTCCCTCGAACTCGAGGCCGAGACCGAACAGATCGTCTTTGAGTTCGTCGTCGCTCTTCTCTTCGCGACCGGTCAGGCCGCGCAGTTCGTCGGGATCGATGTCGACAGTGGGCATCAGTAGGTCACCTCCGCGTTCCGCAGGAACTCGAGATCGGCGAGCGTGCCGTGGAGGTCGCGGATGTCCTCCGCGCCGGTGGTCAGCATGGCGAGTCGCTCCAGTGCGAGCCCCCAGGCCATGACGTCGCAGTCGACGCCCAGCGGCTCCAACATCTCCTCGCGGAAGATGCCGGAGTTACCGATCTCGATCAGTTCGCCCGTCGTGGGGTGGGTACCGAACAGCTCGAAGCTCGGTTCGGTGTAGGGGTTGTAGTGGGGTTTGAACTGGATGTCCTCGATGCCGAACTGGGCGTAGAACTCCTCGAAGGTGCCCATGAGGTCCCGCACCGAGAGGTCTTCGGCCATCACCCAGCCCTCGATCTGGTAGAACTCGAGCAGGTGGGTCGCGTCGAGCGTGTCGTTGCGGTAGGCCTTCTCGACGCTGAAGAAACGCGCCGGCGGTTCGATCTCGCCGATCTGGGTCCCGGAGAGGTAGCGCGTCGACAGCGAGGTCGTGTGTCCGCGCAACGCAAGCGCGCGGGCGAAGTCCTCGTCCCACGGCGAGTGGTAGCCCTCGCTGTCCTCGCCGAGTCCTTCGCGGTGGACGCGCTCGACGTCCGCGACGAGATCCTCGGGCAACTCGTCGATGTGGCTGGGCTGCTCCATGGCGAAGCGGTCCCAGTGGGTCCGCGCCGGGTGGTCCTGGGGCATGAACAGGCAGTCGTTGATCCAGAAGTCCGCGTCGACGTGGGGCCCGTCCATCTCCTGGAAGCCCATCCCGACGAGGACGTCCTTGACGCGCTCGGACATCTGGCGCAGGACGTGGACCTTTCCGCTCCCGATCTCCTCGGCGTCGGCCTCGACGTTGTACTCGGCGAACTCGACGTCCTCCCACTCGCCGCTCGTGATGAGTTCGGGCGTCACCTGCCCGACCGTCTCGGCAGTCTCGATGCCGGCCATCAGCTCCGTGACGGCGCGGTCGGTCAGACGGATCTCGCGGACGGTCGACTCCCGTCGCTCGAGCAGGCCGCGACGCTCGAGTTGATCGAGCGTCTCCGAATCGACGGCCGCCTCGTCCGCGCCGGAAAGCGTCTCGAGCGCGTTCGCCTCGGCGTCCGCCGACGGATCGGCGTCGGCATCGGCCGTGATCTCGCCGCTGTCGATCGTACCGTACCCCTTCCGCGCGTAGTTCGATAGCGCGATGTCGACCCCTGCACCCTCGAGTCCCGAGGCGCCGATGACCCGTCCCATCTGGACGGCCTCCTCGTCGGCGCCGGCCTCGAGGGCCGCCTCGTAGAGCGCGATTTCGGGTAGTTCGTCGCTCGCGTAGTCGGCACCCTCCTCGGTGAGCGCCACCGTTTCGTCGACGCGTTCCTCGATTTCGACCAGACCCTCGTCCTCGAGCTCGAACGCCGCCCCGGTGACGGTTTCGGGCGGGAGGTCGGCTCGCTCGGCGAGCGCGTCGACGGACGTTGCTTCGTCCGCGCTCGCGGCCTCCAAGACCGCGACCTGTTGTGCTGGAAGTTGCATTCGCTTGTTCGTATGGCTGCGTGTCGGTCAGTTAGCGGTTCCGATACCGCCCGCCGGATCGTCCGGGCGGGCGCACAGAACGGCCGGTTTCGCCGCGAGGACCCGTTACGGTCGCTCGCGGCTCCACTGGCCCGGGTTCACCGGGCGAAGAAGAAGCCGAATCCCGATCGCAGTCGCTGTGTCCGTCCGGCGACACCGCCATCATTGTGGGATTCGGTTGCCATATGCGATTGAACTCAGTTCCGAGCAAAAAACGTTATGGTACGATCACCCACACCATGCTCGCGAGCCGACGACGCTCTCGCTCAGTCGTTCGAGAGCCGCGTCGTCTCGAGGCGGCCGCTGTCGACCCACTCGAAGCCCGACTGCTCGGCGCTGGCCGTCGCCTCGGGGACCGCCGCGGGATCGAACTTATCGGCGAACTCGATCCGCGTCTCGCTGGGGCCGCTCACGGGCAGTTCCGGGAGGAAGTCGTCGTCCTCGAGGAGTCCCTCGACGTCGACGGCACCGCCGGCGCCCAGCGCGACCCCGAGCGCACGGTAGCGGTCGTTCTCTGTGGCGAACTCCTCGCCCGCGCCGAAGGAGTCGTTGGTCACGCGAGTCGTCGTCGTGGTTCCCGAGAGCGTGCCGAATCCGTCGTCCGCCGACCCGTCCTCGTCATCGGCGTCGGATTGCTCCTCTCGCTCGCGCTCCGTCTCGAGGATCGAGTTGGCGACGTCCCGCGGCGACGCGCCGGCGCTCGAGTCGGCGTCGTCGCGAACCCGCGAGACGGTCGGCGACCCGCCCCGGAGTTCGAATCCGCCGGCCTCCGTCGACGGCGCCGACGTGGCTGTCGACGACGACGATTTCTGAGTCGACTCGGTCGCGTCGGTCGGGACGTCGTCGGTTCGTGCCGTCGAGGTGCGCTCGGGCTCGGCTTCGTCGATGAGCGATGCGACCGAGTCTCGCTCGTCGCCGGGTGCCGCCGCTTCTGTCTCGACGACGCTTGCGAGTGGATCCGAGCGCCGTTCGGCGCGCTCGAGCGCCCACGCCGGCCACGGATCCGACTCGGTTGCGTCCGCCGGGTCGAGTTCGTCGTCGGGATCTTCGGGCACGTACGCCGCGAAGTCGTGTTCCGGCAATAGTGGGCGGTCGAACGCCGAAATCCGCTCGCCGTAGCGATCTCGAAGCGCCTCGAGTTCCTCCTCTTCGACCAGCGCGGCCCGCCAGCGGTCGACGCCTGCCGAGAGGAGAACGAGCGTGGCATCGGTGCCCGCGAGGAGACGCTCATCGACCACTCGTAGGACGGCGGGGAGGTTGTCGTCGGCGAGCGGCGTTTGCGGGTAGGCGACCGTCGCCGCCCGCTCGCGACTATTGGGATCCGTCGCGGCGAGTTCCAGTCGGTCCCGGCCGTTCTCGACCGGCCCCGTCCGCGTCCACTCGAACGACCAGTTGATCGCGTCGAAGACGGCCTCGAGTTCCCGTCCCAGCGCCCGCTGGGCGTAGCGCGCCGAACAGGTCAGCCCGCGGTCGCTCCGGCAGACGAGCTGGCGAACCGTCGCCGTCCGGTCGCGCGCGTCCGCGAGGACGTCCGAAAGGATCGACTCGAGGGAGCGCTCCTCCTGACCGGGCGGGACCGCGGCGCGGTACTCCCGACGCTGGGCGCGGACGTCGTCGGGCGCGACGCCGAAGGAGCCAAGGACGTCGGCGCAGACGACGACGTCCCGGTCCGGATCGTCGGAGCGGCCGGTCCCCATCGACGCGGGCTACACCGCGACCCCGAATATGCTTTCCCCTGACTGAGAGAAAATTGATACGCTCGATCGCGTTCACAACTTCGTCACTACGGCGCTCGATCTAGTTCTACCGCGCCGTGGGGCACAGGTCGAGGGTGCAGACGATCTCAACTGTGACGTACTCCAGTCTGCGGTGAAGAGACAGAGTGATCTGGAAAGACGGTCTCACGATTCCGTTCCACGAGACGTACTCTCCAGTTCTCGAAGCCGACGAATTCTCGTTTTCGTCTCTGGGTGGGTTCGCGCAGACATCGAGACTACATCACGGACCGGTTCGGGGAGCCAATCGGACGGAGTCTCCCATCCGACCGTCCAGGCATCGGTATCCGTAATCGGCAGGACTGCTAGTGGTGATACCTCGACCAACCGCATGTCAACGGCGGGCGGACTTCGGCCGCTGATGGTCTCTAGTGCTGTCGCGACGGTGTCCGGTTCTCCCGTGATAACGGCGGCGCCCCGATCCGCAGCGAACTCCCGATATCGCGCAAACGAAGCGACGGAGAGACACGCCAGCAGCCAGAACACGCCGGTGATAAGCCCGAATACCCCCGAAACGACCCCATCGAATCCGTGCACTGAACGCTGGGTCTTCTGCCGATATGTTTGTCCAGGCTGATGGCTCGTGTCGGTCGTCATGACAGTCCACAGTCCAGCAGTGACAACGATAGGAGTCATCACTACCGTCATGACCGTTATATCTCTGTTCTTAATGTGGCTCAGTTCATGTGCCAAGACCGCGCTGAGTTCGGATTTAGACAACGTCTCGAGGAGTGTAGAGGTGACGGTGATCTGTGCTGTACTGGGCCGTAAACCGGTAGTAAAGGCAGTCGGGATCTCCGAGTCGACCACTGCGATCGACGGCGGTGGCATGTTCGCACTCTTGGAAAGCATCGTGACCTGCCTGCGGACGTCGGCAGGCGGATCACGAGTCCCCGCTTCGAACCGCTGGACGAGTAACCCGCGCTGCCAGCGGTTCAGTATCATCAATCCGAGAAAGATAGCGAGTGTAACGGAGACTGGAACACCTATTGACAGCCACAGCGGAAGTCCGTCAGGGGTAAGCGAAACAAGACTCCGCGGTATCCTATTCGAGGGTCTAACGAAAATAAGAACGACGAGGGATCGACACAGGAACACGACGACCGTAGCGAACACGCCCGTAAGGACGGCAATAGCGGCGAGTGCAAAAATCATATGTCCGATCAATCTACCGTTTCGAGGCCACTCCGAAGCCACTACTGAGTCTTTCATCGAGGAAGCACACATCCGCGAATATCCATCTGATAAATACCAGTGAGAGCGCTTACTTCATTCGGTTGATGATAGCTGGGAGCGCAATCGCGACGAGTCCGACGACAACGAATGCGATCGACTCGAGAGCCGAACCGACACTCGAAACGGCTAGCCAGCCCCCGAGTCCTCCACTCACGAATCCGAGTGACCGGATGAGTACCATATTGACAGCCGCGACGCTCACGGTTGGACCGTGCGCATGACCGAGAACGAATGGGATGGGTACGCGTTAATTCACCGACGTCTCTGATGTTGTATCGGCCGGCCTCGCGGCCCTGTGTCTCTCAGCGTCGACGCGGCGACTCGAGTTCGATGTCCGTCTCCGCGAGCAGTTCCTCGACCTCCTCGCGTTTCTCCTGGTGTTCCTCGAGGAACTCCCGCATCAGTTGGGCGGCCTGCTCCTTGCAGTCGCCACAGAGGCGCTCGCCGCTCGTACACTCGTCGTAGACGCGCTTGGCAAACTCGTCGTCGTCGCCGGCCAGCAGGTAGGCGTAGAGTTCGTAGACGGGACACTCGTCGGCCTTTCCGCCCTTCTCGCGGTGTTCCTCCGCGGTCTCGCGGCCGCCGGTCGAGGCGGCCTTGACCTTGTCGTAGCCGTCCTCGGGGTCGTCCAGCAGCGAGATGTGGGAGGCGGGAATCGAGGAGGACATCTTGCCGCCGGTCAGCCCGGTCATGAAGCGATGGTAGATCGAAGATGGCGGGCGGAAGCCGTAGCCGCCGTTGTCGACCTCGATCTCGCGGGCGAGTTCCTCGGCCTCGGCCCGATCGAGGTCGAAGGCATCGACGTGGCTTTCGTAGACCCGTTTCTCGCCGTCGACGGTCTCGACCAGGGCGTCGAAGGCATCCTCGGTCGCCCGCCGGTCGAAGAAGCGCGTGCGGGGTCGCAGCGGTTCCATGCCGCCCTCCTCGAGTTTGGTCAGCACCGAGTCGAGGACGCTCGCGTCGACGTTGAGTTCCGACAGCGGTGTCTCTTCTAACGCCTCGGCGACGTGAACACAGCGCAGCGTGTCGTCGTCGAACTCCTCGGGCTCGAGGCGTTCGTAGAACTCCGCGACCAGCGCGCGCTCCTCGTCCTCGAGTTCGAAGCTGGCGTAGGCCTCGCTGACCTTGAAGAAGCGCATCCGCTCGGCTAAGTCCCGCGCCAGCCGGACGTGGGGGTCCTGGTCGGGCCCGACGGGGATGACCGTCGGCTTGGGCTCCTCGAGTTGCGGGTAGAGGATGTCGGCCATCTGGGTGACGACCGACTGCATGTGCGAGACGTCGGTCTCGCCGTCGAAGCCGTAGATCGCCTGGAACTCCGAGAAGTTGGCGTCGGCGCCGAGTTCGAATGCGAGATCCTGCAGTTCGCGGTTCTCGGACTGGCGGTAGAGTTCGCCCTCCTCGGGGTCGAAGCCGAGCGCGAGCAGCGAGAGCAGGTAGTCCCGGGCGTGCTCGTCGATTTCCTCCCAGGACATGCCGCGGGCTGAGTTGGCCTCCAAGTCGGCGATGAGCCCGTAGGCGTCGGCCCCCTGCTGTTGGTGCCAGATGATCTCGTCGAAGACCAGCTTGTGGCCGATGTGGGGATCGCCGGTCGGCATGAACCCGGAGAGGACGGCCGCCGGCTCGTCGTTCTGTAAGGCCTCGGCGACCGGCCGGTAGTCGCGGTGGCCGAAGATGACGCCTCGCCGCATCAGGTAGTGCGGGTTCGGGACCTCCTCTAAGACCTCGTCGAACTCCTCGATACCGAACTCCTCGAACAGCTTGCGGTAGTCGGAGACGCTCGAGGATCCCCAGGGGTCCAGTGCAACGTCGTCGGCACCAGCTGCTCCCCCGTCGGTACGGGGTTCTGCAGTCGTCGATTCCCCTGACTCGGACTCCTCGAGTGGGTCGTCTCCGGTCATTAGATTCGTCTTGGCGCGCCAGTTCGCAAAAGCCTTCGGCTTCGCGGCGGTATCCGCACCGAATCGGGAATCGATCCGCCTCGCACACTCACCGTTTCGCTCGCTCGAACCGTTTTCGCAGGCGACAGGATACCGCGCGTACAAGAATACCGCGACCCGGCGACGAGTATCGTAGGACCGAACGACCCAGACGGACGATACCGGCCGCCGGAGCGGCGGCCCTGACCGTCCCGATCGACGCGAGTGATCTCGTCCGACGGGACCTGCTAGAGTAAAGCGACACCCCGACGAACGACGCGATATGCAGATCCGAGTGTTCGACCGCGAGTGCGAGATTGACGACTCGAAGATCGACGCGGACGCGGAGACGATCAGCGAGCGGGTCCGCGAGTACGAGGCCGGCGAGCGAACGACGTTCGCCCTCGAGATCGAGTATCCCGACGGGTTCATGGGCGACGTCATGCGGGCGATGGAACGGATTCCGGCCGGCGAGACACGAACGTACGGCGAGGTCGCGGCCGACCTCGAGACGGCGCCGATCGCGGTCGGACAGGCCTGCGGCCGCAATCCGGTCCCCGTCGTCGTCCCTTGTCACCGGATCGTCGGCGCCGACTCGCTGACCGGCTACGCGGGCGGACTAAAGCTGAAACGACGGTTGCTCGAGCACGAGGGAGCTCCGATTCCGGACGAAGCGTAGGTCGGCATTCGTTCGGTGTGCGATCCGCTCGAGCGGTCGGCGGACCGTACGGTCGGTGTTTCTGGCGCGCCGGCTACACTGCCCGATCTGCCGCGCGCAGCTCCTCGAGTCGCTCTGATTCAACCCCGGCCAGCACGACCGCCGCGAAAACCGTCTCGTCGTCGGGACGCGGCGCGTCGCCGCCCAGCACGCCGTTGCCGCTGACGGTCGACTGCAGCGCCCGCCGGCCCTCGGCGATCGCCTGCCGGTTGAGCCACGTCGGCGGGCCGCCGACGACCAACAGCCCGCGGGCGGCCGTCTCGGGGTCGCACTCCAGGGAAAGCTTCCCGTGGGTCCCCTTCCGGACGACCGTCTCGACGGCGCTGACCGCTTCGCTCGTCTCGACGTCCCGGTCGGTCGACAGGAGTCCGAGCCCGAACCGCGAGCTACTCGTTTCGACGTCCTGATCGCCGTAGCCAAGCGCCACGATCGCCGACTCGTTACCGAGGATCCGCTCGATGTCGCTCGCGTCGATCACGTTCTGGGCGACGGAGCCGTCCGACCCGCCGCCGGCGAAGACGGCCGCGACGCGACCCGCCAGCTCGCGATTGCATCGATCGCGGGCGTCCGCGACCGTCTCGCCGGGGCGCAGCCACGCCTCGTTGTCGAAACAAACGACGGCGCTGGCGAGCCCCTCGAGTCGCTCCATCGTGGCGACCGCGTTCGACGCTGCGGTCGGCTGCGGCGGCTCGGCGTTCCCGGTGGCCGCGGTCGTTCGCGAGTGCGGTCCGGTATCTCCGGCGTCGGCGTCGGGATCGAACTCCCGGTCGGCCGGCAGCGTCGCCAGCACGTAGACGGGCGCGTCGTACCGTCGCTGCAGCGCGGCGACGAGTGCGGGCGCCGTTCCGCCGCCGGTCGCGCCGCCCAGGCCGACGGCGACCAGAAACGCGTCGGCCTCGTGCGGTGCGCCCTGAGCCAGCGCCTCGAGCAGTTCCTCGGCGTGGGTCTCGCCCATCTCGAACCGACGCTCGAGGTCGTCGTCCGCGTCGATCCCAGTGCCCTGTCCGTACCGGTGGCGGTGCGATTCGGGAACGACGGTTCGCCGGAGCGTCGCCGCGTCGGTGTCGAAGACGAAGACGTCCGTCAGAAACGAGTGGTCCGCCGGCTCCGCGGCTCGGATCGCGTCGGCGATCCGACAGCCCGCGCCCCCGACGCCGATCACCTCGAGTTGCATACCGGGATACTCGGCCGAGGGGTTTTCACGGTTCCGCTCGCTCGAAGCTCAGGGCGTCAGTCGCTCGAGGGACCACCAGTCGACGCCGCTGGCCTCGTCGACCAGCGCGAACGCCATCGTCTTCCGGACGCCGTGGGCCAGCCGAACGTCCAGCGCGAGGTCCCGGGGCTCGAAGACGTAGTCGGCGGGGTGGACCCGGACCAGCAGCTCCGAGTGGCCCAGGTTCTCGACGGACTCGACGTCGGCGTAGGTCCGGAAGTCCGCGCCGAACTTGTAGCCCGTTTTCGGGACGACGCCGCGTTCGCGCAGGGTGGTGTAGACCGCCAGCCGCCGGTCGAACCGCTCGCCCTCGACCTCGCGGCCCCGTTCGCGGACCGCCGTCGGCTCGAGGGCGATCGCGCCGCGTTCGGCGAGGTACGCCGCCTCGAGCAGCGAGCACTGCAGCGTCGGCTTGTCGTACTCTCGTCCTTCGAGGGGCTGGCCGTAGAAGGCCGACTCGTAGAGGTCGACCGGCGGCTCCCAGACGACGACGCGGTCGGCCAGCAGGTCGGCCTCGCAGCCGTCGGGAAGGGTGGCGCCGGTCGTCCCAGACGGATCCCGCCGGGAGACCTCGAAGTAGGTGATCTCGCTCTCCTCGTCGACCACCGCGAGGACGCCGGCGGTGAGTTCGCCGGCCGGAACGTCGGTTCGCTCGCCGATCACCCGGAGGGCGTACTCGATCTCGCCGTCGCCGGGGCCTTTCCCGCGCGGGAAGACCGCGAAATCGGCCGGTTCCGCGGGCGGATCGGCGACCCACGGCTCCGACGCCGGTGAGAGATAGAACCCCCGCGAGCGCAGATCGGCATAGACGAGAAATCGCACGCCGAACTTCCGGCCGGGTTCGCGGGCCACGAACGCTCGGAAATCGAGCCGTTCGCCCGAATCGTCGACGACCGCCTCGAGATCCCCGCGGTAGAGCAGGTGTGCCGCCTCAACCGGTGCGAGTGCGATTTCGTTGCCCTCGAGCGGATAGCCGTACCCCCGGGAATCGTAATAGCGCTGGCGCGCGTCGTCGCCGACGCGAACGACGCCCGCCGCCTCGTCGAACCGCCCCTCGAGTGCCATAGCCGAGGTTTGACGGTCGGGGACTAAGGGGCTGCGGATCGATTCCGCTCCGTCATCGTCAGTACTGATCGAGTCGCCGTACTCGACGCGAACATCCTGAAAGCCCCTTCCGGGCTGGACTCCCAAGACTCGTTGCGCGCTTCGGTCGTTCGCTTCGCTCACTCCCTGTAGTGCTTACGTCGTCCGGGTTCGTCCAGCCCGGAAGCCCCTTTCATTCCCGCCCGCCGCAGCGGCGGCTGGTCAGACGGCTGTAGCGCGGCGGGAACCGACGTTCGCCGGTCAGTCGTCCGCCGCGGAGTCGACCTCGAGCGGCCGCGCTAACCCCTTTTCGCACGTCGCGTCGAGACAGCGGGTTCCACTGGCGGTCTCGAAGGTGGGAAGGCCACAGCCACACTCGCCGTCGACGACGCCGGCGGGGACCGCGAAGCCGGTGTCGCAGTCGGGGTAGTGTTCGCAGCCCGCGATGAGTCCGCCGCGCCGAAGGATTCGGAGGTCGCCGTCGCAATCGGATTCGGGGCAGTCCCACTCGCGGTCGAAGGCCTCCTGGACCGCCGCGTCGAGGGACTCGCAGCCCCGATCGAGACAGACGTCGAACGCGAGGCCGCGCTCGACGCGCATTCTGGGGAGGCCGCAGTCGCAGTCACTCTGCTCGTCGCGGATCGTCGCGTCGGCGGGCACGCCGTAGCGGTCGCCGCAGCCGACACAGTGGACGCCGCTCGAGCGCACGAGGGCGGCGCCGCAGTCGGGACAGTGGCCGACGGGCGTGCCGGCCGCGGAGGCCGGGTAGTTGGCGAAGCCGTCCTGCTCGTGGGCGGCGATCCGGAGCGTCTGCGTGCCCTTCTTCGCGACGAGCGTGAAATCGCCCGTGTGATCGCTTGAGACGCTGTCGGCGCGGGTCAACCACGCGACGGGCTGGTAGCCGTCGCTGTCGTGGACCAGGACGGTGTTGTCGGGTTTGACGATGGTCGTCACACGGCCGCGGTACTCCTCGCGGTCCCCTGTCTCGGCGATAACGGTACAGTCACCCGCGAGCACGCGGATTGAGTCGTCGATCATGGGCGGTCTGGCCCCGGTTTCGTACTTAAACCCGCGGCCCGCGGCCGGTCTCGAACGCGAGGAGCGCGAGCAGCTC
This genomic window from Haloterrigena salifodinae contains:
- a CDS encoding DUF91 domain-containing protein; translated protein: MIDDSIRVLAGDCTVIAETGDREEYRGRVTTIVKPDNTVLVHDSDGYQPVAWLTRADSVSSDHTGDFTLVAKKGTQTLRIAAHEQDGFANYPASAAGTPVGHCPDCGAALVRSSGVHCVGCGDRYGVPADATIRDEQSDCDCGLPRMRVERGLAFDVCLDRGCESLDAAVQEAFDREWDCPESDCDGDLRILRRGGLIAGCEHYPDCDTGFAVPAGVVDGECGCGLPTFETASGTRCLDATCEKGLARPLEVDSAADD